One Suricata suricatta isolate VVHF042 chromosome 15, meerkat_22Aug2017_6uvM2_HiC, whole genome shotgun sequence DNA segment encodes these proteins:
- the RECQL4 gene encoding ATP-dependent DNA helicase Q4 isoform X1, whose translation MERLREVRERLQAWERAFRRRHGRRPGQEDVAAAPEETRALYREYRALKEAPGQAGGIGPRGPTQPLPAPADEVPEPSCWGPHLNRAATQSPHPPLSGPSPLRSARVYGERLKANLKGTLQAGPTLSRIPRTPRRLLSEMSTPGPPGAGAVLISPEEVSEAPLQPSGPQLRPGRLQQLQASLSLRLGSLDPGWLERCHNGAPDFLGASEACQPNLGAEQSQLLASGTPSALGPSTGLETQALQTAGVGAGSPQPGNSQSKKRKRNREPEGSPARTQQGNGQTGTLPQEAGTAGDAEDPSGKALWAQPPSGATASRAAVRNGGNYVRLNMKQKRYARGPALRGRLLRKQVRCRQALPSPHTASCHVTFFYGPQMWKQKWQRKGEHFGGGQHRGTVKNSCFRCGQLGHWSSQCLQPEHIPAPGKKGGEDEDGTQTLLTLEEAVQRTGTAGFSVSEEDPERAGPELLATMEQSVPQAPCLPPAVPPLYPPGPSGQVAETPAEVFQALEQLGHRAFRPGQEHVVMRILSGISTLLVLPTGAGKSLCYQLPALLYARRSPCLTLVISPLLSLMDDQVSGLPPCLKAACIHSGMTRKQRDSALKKVHAAQVHVLMLSPEALVGAGPGPSGCLPRLPPVAFACVDEAHCLSQWSHNFRPCYLRVCKVLRERMGVRCFLGLTATATRSTSRDVAQHLGVAEELVLRGPVTIPENLYLSVSMDRDPDQALVTLLQSDRFRNLNSVIIYCNRREDTERVAALLRTCLRQAPETVAEAYHAGMCGRERRRVQRAFMEGRLRVVVATVAFGMGLDRPDVRAVLHLGMPPSFESYVQAVGRAGRDGQPAHCHLFLQPQGQDLQELRRHVYAEGTDFLAVKKLVQCSFPPCTCARVDTQQPPEQEGAKSQERPGAVSPREAEPPSSKHTAPCLGHERALPVQQLVQALDMPEEAIETLLCYMELHPQRWLELLAPTYAHCHLRCPGGLPQLQALAHRCPPLAVWLAQQPPENIAAGSSSVEFDVVKLADSMGWKVAPAKRALRQLQWDPSLGTGAPRDTGVLVEFRELAFYLHSPGDLTAHEKDQICDFLYGRVQAREQEALARLCLTFQAFHRCRRAFPSCGPCLEQPDEERSARLKALLSSYFEEEGLVGMEDQQGSEPGQARIQDWEDQIRQDIRHLLSSWPDQQFSGRAVARIFHGIGSPCYPAQVYGRDRRFWRKHLHLSFHALTRLATEELLLWGR comes from the exons ATGGAGCGGCTGCGGGAAGTGCGGGAGCGGCTGCAGGCTTGGGAGCGCGCGTTCCGGCGGCGGCACGGGCGGCGGCCGGGCCAG GAGGACGTGGCGGCGGCGCCTGAGGAGACCCGCG CGCTCTACCGGGAGTACCGCGCCCTGAAGGAGGCCCCGGGCCAGGCAGGAGGCATCGGACCCCGCGGCCCCACGCAGCCGCTTCCCGCGCCGGCAGACGAG GTGCCGGAGCCCAGCTGCTGGGGGCCCCACTTGAATCGGGCTGCGACCCAGAGTCCACATCCCCCTCTTTCTGGGCCAAGCCCTCTGCGATCTGCGCGGGTCTATGGAGAGAGGCTTAAGGCCAACCTAAAGGGCACCTTGCAG GCTGGGCCAACCCTGAGCCGCATACCCCGGACTCCACGAAGACTCTTGTCCGAGATGTCCACCCCAGGGCCACCAGGTGCAGGGGCTGTCCTCATCTCTCCGGAAGAAGTCAGCGAAGCGCCCCTCCAGCCTTCTGGGCCACAGCTGAGGCCGGGCCGCCTCCAGCAGCTACAGGCATCCCTGAGCCTGCGACTGGGCTCCCTAGACCCTGGCTGGCTAGAGCGGTGTCACAACGGGGCCCCAGATTTTCTGGGGGCTTCCGAAGCTTGCCAGCCTAACTTGGGTGCAGAGCAGTCACAGCTTCTGGCTTCAGGTACCCCATCTGCCCTTGGTCCCAGCACTGGCCTTGAGACTCAAGCCCTACAGACAGCTGGAGTCGGTGCAGGGAGTCCCCAGCCTGGCAACAGTCAAAGCAAGAAGCGGAAACGGAATAGGGAGCCAGAGGGGAGCCCTGCACGGACCCAGCAAGGCAATGGCCAAACAGGAACCCTGCCTCAGGAAGCTGGGACTGCAGGAGATGCAGAAGACCCTTCGGGGAAAGCCCTGTGGGCACAGCCCCCCAGTGGTGCCACAGCGTCCAG AGCAGCTGTGCGGAATGGAGGTAATTATGTGCGGCTCAACATGAAACAGAAGCGCTACGCGAGGGGCCCAGCTCTCCGTGGAAGGCTCCTCCGAAAGCAGGTGAGGTGTCGGCAGGCACTCCCTTCACCCCACACTGCCTCTTGCCATGTGACCTTCTTTTATGGCCCCCAGATGTGGAAGCAGAAGTGGCAGAGGAAAGGGGAGCATTTTGGaggtggtcagcacagaggcacAGTCAAGAATTCTTGCTTCCGGTGTGGGCAGCTAGGCCACTGGTCATCCCAGTGCCTGCAACCAG AGCACATCCCGGCGCCTGGGAAGAAAGGTGGTGAGGATGAGGATGGCACACAGACCCTGCTCACTTTGGAGGAAGCAGTCCAGAGGACAGGCACTGCCGGGTTCTCTG TTAGTGAAGAAGATCCAGAGCGTGCTGGGCCTGAGCTGTTGGCCACCATGGAACAGTCTGtgccccaggcaccctgcctacCCCCTGCCGTGCCGCCACTTTACCCACCAGGGCCCTCTGGGCAAGTGGCAG AGACACCAGCTGAGGTGTTCCAGGCCCTGGAGCAGCTAGGGCACCGTGCCTTCCGCCCCGGGCAGGAGCATGTGGTCATGCGGATCCTCTCTG GCATATCCACGCTGCTGGTGTTGCCCACCGGTGCTGGCAAGTCCTTGTGCTACCAGCTCCCTGCACTGCTTTATGCTCGGCGGAGCCCCTGCCTCACGCTGGTCATCTCTCCCCTCCTGTCTCTCATGGACGACCAG GTGTCTGGTCTGCCCCCATGCCTGAAGGCAGCATGCATCCATTCAGGCATGACCAGGAAGCAGCGGGACTCTGCCCTGaagaag GTTCACGCAGCCCAGGTGCATGTTCTGATGCTGTCACCCGAGGCACTGGTtggggctgggccagggcccTCTGGCTGCCTCCCTCGGCTCCCTCCAGTTGCCTTTGCCTGTGTTGATGAGGCCCACTGCCTGTCCCAGTGGTCCCACAACTTCCGGCCCTGCTACCTGCGTGTCTGCAAG GTGCTGCGGGAACGCATGGGTGTCCGCTGCTTTCTGGGTCTTACAGCCACGGCCACACGCAGCACCTCAAGAGATGTTGCCCAGCATCTAGGCGTGGCTGAGGAGCTTGTGCTCAGAGGGCCAGTCACCATCCCCGAGAACCTGTACCTCTCTGTGTCCATGGACAGGGACCCTGACCAG GCTCTGGTGACACTGCTGCAGAGTGATCGTTTTCGTAATCTGAACTCTGTCATCATCTACTGCAACAGACGTGAAGACACAGAGCGTGTTGCTGCACTGCTCCGCACCTGCCTGC GCCAGGCCCCTGAAACTGTGGCTGAAGCCTACCACGCTGGCATGTGTGGCCGGGAGCGGCGGCGGGTGCAGAGGGCCTTCATGGAGGGCCGGCTGCGGGTGGTGGTGGCCACGGTGGCCTTCGGGATGGGGCTGGACCGGCCAGACGTGCGAGCTGTGCTGCACCTGGGGATGCCCCCGAGCTTTGAGAGCTATGTGCAGGCTGTGGGCCGAGCTGGACGGGACGGCCAGCCTGCACACTGCCACCTCTTCCTACAGCCCCAG GGTCAGGACCTGCAGGAGTTACGTAGACACGTGTATGCCGAAGGCACCGACTTCCTTGCCGTGAAGAAGCTGGTACAGTGTTCGTTCCCGCCTTGCACCTGTGCCCGTGTTGACACCCAACAGCCCCCAGAGCAGGAGGGAGCCAAGAGCCAAGAGAGGCCTGGGGCTGTGTCCCCAAGggaagctgagccacccagcagcaaACACACAGCCCCGTGCCTGGGTCATGAGCGGGCACTCCCAGTACAGCAGCTGGTGCAGGCCCTGGACATGCCTGAGGAGG CCATTGAGACCCTGCTGTGCTACATGGAGCTACACCCACAACGCTGGCTGGAGCTGCTGGCACCCACATATGCCCACTGCCACCTGCGCTGTCCTGGgggcctcccccagctccaggccctggccCACAG GTGTCCTCCACTGGCTGTCTGGTTAGCCCAGCAGCCACCCGAGAACATAGCTGCAGGAAGCTCTTCTGTAGAGTTTGACGTGGTTAAGCTGGCCGACTCGATGGGCTGGAAGGTGGCCCCTGCAAAGCGGGCTCTCCGTCAACTGCAGTGGGACCCGAGTCTCGGGACAG GTGCACCCCGGGACACAGGGGTGCTAGTGGAGTTCCGGGAACTCGCCTTCTATCTGCACAGCCCCGGAGACTTGACAGCCCATGAAAAGGACCAGATCTGTGACTTCCTATATGGCCGAGTACAAGCCCGTGAGCAGGAGGCCCTGGCCCGCCTGTGCCTCACCTTCCAGGCCTTTCACAGGTGCAGGAGAG CCTTCCCCAGCTGCGGGCCCTGCTTGGAGCAGCCTGATGAGGAGCGCAGTGCCAGGCTCAAGGCCCTGCTCAGCAGCTACTTTGAGGAAGAAGGGCTAGTAGGCATGGAAGATCAGCAGGGCTCAGAGCCAGGGCAGGCCAGG ATCCAGGACTGGGAGGACCAGATTCGCCAGGACATCCGCCACCTCTTGTCCTCATGGCCTGACCAGCAATTCTCAGGCAGGGCTGTGGCCCGCATCTTCCATGGCATTG GAAGTCCCTGCTATCCAGCCCAGGTGTACGGGCGGGACCGGCGTTTCTGGAGGAAACACCTGCATCTGAGCTTCCACGCCCTGACACGTTTAGCCACAGAAGAGCTCCTGCTGTGGGGCCGCTGA
- the RECQL4 gene encoding ATP-dependent DNA helicase Q4 isoform X4, with the protein MERLREVRERLQAWERAFRRRHGRRPGQEDVAAAPEETRALYREYRALKEAPGQAGGIGPRGPTQPLPAPADEVPEPSCWGPHLNRAATQSPHPPLSGPSPLRSARVYGERLKANLKGTLQAGPTLSRIPRTPRRLLSEMSTPGPPGAGAVLISPEEVSEAPLQPSGPQLRPGRLQQLQASLSLRLGSLDPGWLERCHNGAPDFLGASEACQPNLGAEQSQLLASGTPSALGPSTGLETQALQTAGVGAGSPQPGNSQSKKRKRNREPEGSPARTQQGNGQTGTLPQEAGTAGDAEDPSGKALWAQPPSGATASRAAVRNGGNYVRLNMKQKRYARGPALRGRLLRKQKWQRKGEHFGGGQHRGTVKNSCFRCGQLGHWSSQCLQPEHIPAPGKKGGEDEDGTQTLLTLEEAVQRTGTAGFSVSEEDPERAGPELLATMEQSVPQAPCLPPAVPPLYPPGPSGQVAETPAEVFQALEQLGHRAFRPGQEHVVMRILSGISTLLVLPTGAGKSLCYQLPALLYARRSPCLTLVISPLLSLMDDQVSGLPPCLKAACIHSGMTRKQRDSALKKVHAAQVHVLMLSPEALVGAGPGPSGCLPRLPPVAFACVDEAHCLSQWSHNFRPCYLRVCKVLRERMGVRCFLGLTATATRSTSRDVAQHLGVAEELVLRGPVTIPENLYLSVSMDRDPDQALVTLLQSDRFRNLNSVIIYCNRREDTERVAALLRTCLRQAPETVAEAYHAGMCGRERRRVQRAFMEGRLRVVVATVAFGMGLDRPDVRAVLHLGMPPSFESYVQAVGRAGRDGQPAHCHLFLQPQGQDLQELRRHVYAEGTDFLAVKKLVQCSFPPCTCARVDTQQPPEQEGAKSQERPGAVSPREAEPPSSKHTAPCLGHERALPVQQLVQALDMPEEAIETLLCYMELHPQRWLELLAPTYAHCHLRCPGGLPQLQALAHRCPPLAVWLAQQPPENIAAGSSSVEFDVVKLADSMGWKVAPAKRALRQLQWDPSLGTGAPRDTGVLVEFRELAFYLHSPGDLTAHEKDQICDFLYGRVQAREQEALARLCLTFQAFHRCRRAFPSCGPCLEQPDEERSARLKALLSSYFEEEGLVGMEDQQGSEPGQARIQDWEDQIRQDIRHLLSSWPDQQFSGRAVARIFHGIGSPCYPAQVYGRDRRFWRKHLHLSFHALTRLATEELLLWGR; encoded by the exons ATGGAGCGGCTGCGGGAAGTGCGGGAGCGGCTGCAGGCTTGGGAGCGCGCGTTCCGGCGGCGGCACGGGCGGCGGCCGGGCCAG GAGGACGTGGCGGCGGCGCCTGAGGAGACCCGCG CGCTCTACCGGGAGTACCGCGCCCTGAAGGAGGCCCCGGGCCAGGCAGGAGGCATCGGACCCCGCGGCCCCACGCAGCCGCTTCCCGCGCCGGCAGACGAG GTGCCGGAGCCCAGCTGCTGGGGGCCCCACTTGAATCGGGCTGCGACCCAGAGTCCACATCCCCCTCTTTCTGGGCCAAGCCCTCTGCGATCTGCGCGGGTCTATGGAGAGAGGCTTAAGGCCAACCTAAAGGGCACCTTGCAG GCTGGGCCAACCCTGAGCCGCATACCCCGGACTCCACGAAGACTCTTGTCCGAGATGTCCACCCCAGGGCCACCAGGTGCAGGGGCTGTCCTCATCTCTCCGGAAGAAGTCAGCGAAGCGCCCCTCCAGCCTTCTGGGCCACAGCTGAGGCCGGGCCGCCTCCAGCAGCTACAGGCATCCCTGAGCCTGCGACTGGGCTCCCTAGACCCTGGCTGGCTAGAGCGGTGTCACAACGGGGCCCCAGATTTTCTGGGGGCTTCCGAAGCTTGCCAGCCTAACTTGGGTGCAGAGCAGTCACAGCTTCTGGCTTCAGGTACCCCATCTGCCCTTGGTCCCAGCACTGGCCTTGAGACTCAAGCCCTACAGACAGCTGGAGTCGGTGCAGGGAGTCCCCAGCCTGGCAACAGTCAAAGCAAGAAGCGGAAACGGAATAGGGAGCCAGAGGGGAGCCCTGCACGGACCCAGCAAGGCAATGGCCAAACAGGAACCCTGCCTCAGGAAGCTGGGACTGCAGGAGATGCAGAAGACCCTTCGGGGAAAGCCCTGTGGGCACAGCCCCCCAGTGGTGCCACAGCGTCCAG AGCAGCTGTGCGGAATGGAGGTAATTATGTGCGGCTCAACATGAAACAGAAGCGCTACGCGAGGGGCCCAGCTCTCCGTGGAAGGCTCCTCCGAAAGCAG AAGTGGCAGAGGAAAGGGGAGCATTTTGGaggtggtcagcacagaggcacAGTCAAGAATTCTTGCTTCCGGTGTGGGCAGCTAGGCCACTGGTCATCCCAGTGCCTGCAACCAG AGCACATCCCGGCGCCTGGGAAGAAAGGTGGTGAGGATGAGGATGGCACACAGACCCTGCTCACTTTGGAGGAAGCAGTCCAGAGGACAGGCACTGCCGGGTTCTCTG TTAGTGAAGAAGATCCAGAGCGTGCTGGGCCTGAGCTGTTGGCCACCATGGAACAGTCTGtgccccaggcaccctgcctacCCCCTGCCGTGCCGCCACTTTACCCACCAGGGCCCTCTGGGCAAGTGGCAG AGACACCAGCTGAGGTGTTCCAGGCCCTGGAGCAGCTAGGGCACCGTGCCTTCCGCCCCGGGCAGGAGCATGTGGTCATGCGGATCCTCTCTG GCATATCCACGCTGCTGGTGTTGCCCACCGGTGCTGGCAAGTCCTTGTGCTACCAGCTCCCTGCACTGCTTTATGCTCGGCGGAGCCCCTGCCTCACGCTGGTCATCTCTCCCCTCCTGTCTCTCATGGACGACCAG GTGTCTGGTCTGCCCCCATGCCTGAAGGCAGCATGCATCCATTCAGGCATGACCAGGAAGCAGCGGGACTCTGCCCTGaagaag GTTCACGCAGCCCAGGTGCATGTTCTGATGCTGTCACCCGAGGCACTGGTtggggctgggccagggcccTCTGGCTGCCTCCCTCGGCTCCCTCCAGTTGCCTTTGCCTGTGTTGATGAGGCCCACTGCCTGTCCCAGTGGTCCCACAACTTCCGGCCCTGCTACCTGCGTGTCTGCAAG GTGCTGCGGGAACGCATGGGTGTCCGCTGCTTTCTGGGTCTTACAGCCACGGCCACACGCAGCACCTCAAGAGATGTTGCCCAGCATCTAGGCGTGGCTGAGGAGCTTGTGCTCAGAGGGCCAGTCACCATCCCCGAGAACCTGTACCTCTCTGTGTCCATGGACAGGGACCCTGACCAG GCTCTGGTGACACTGCTGCAGAGTGATCGTTTTCGTAATCTGAACTCTGTCATCATCTACTGCAACAGACGTGAAGACACAGAGCGTGTTGCTGCACTGCTCCGCACCTGCCTGC GCCAGGCCCCTGAAACTGTGGCTGAAGCCTACCACGCTGGCATGTGTGGCCGGGAGCGGCGGCGGGTGCAGAGGGCCTTCATGGAGGGCCGGCTGCGGGTGGTGGTGGCCACGGTGGCCTTCGGGATGGGGCTGGACCGGCCAGACGTGCGAGCTGTGCTGCACCTGGGGATGCCCCCGAGCTTTGAGAGCTATGTGCAGGCTGTGGGCCGAGCTGGACGGGACGGCCAGCCTGCACACTGCCACCTCTTCCTACAGCCCCAG GGTCAGGACCTGCAGGAGTTACGTAGACACGTGTATGCCGAAGGCACCGACTTCCTTGCCGTGAAGAAGCTGGTACAGTGTTCGTTCCCGCCTTGCACCTGTGCCCGTGTTGACACCCAACAGCCCCCAGAGCAGGAGGGAGCCAAGAGCCAAGAGAGGCCTGGGGCTGTGTCCCCAAGggaagctgagccacccagcagcaaACACACAGCCCCGTGCCTGGGTCATGAGCGGGCACTCCCAGTACAGCAGCTGGTGCAGGCCCTGGACATGCCTGAGGAGG CCATTGAGACCCTGCTGTGCTACATGGAGCTACACCCACAACGCTGGCTGGAGCTGCTGGCACCCACATATGCCCACTGCCACCTGCGCTGTCCTGGgggcctcccccagctccaggccctggccCACAG GTGTCCTCCACTGGCTGTCTGGTTAGCCCAGCAGCCACCCGAGAACATAGCTGCAGGAAGCTCTTCTGTAGAGTTTGACGTGGTTAAGCTGGCCGACTCGATGGGCTGGAAGGTGGCCCCTGCAAAGCGGGCTCTCCGTCAACTGCAGTGGGACCCGAGTCTCGGGACAG GTGCACCCCGGGACACAGGGGTGCTAGTGGAGTTCCGGGAACTCGCCTTCTATCTGCACAGCCCCGGAGACTTGACAGCCCATGAAAAGGACCAGATCTGTGACTTCCTATATGGCCGAGTACAAGCCCGTGAGCAGGAGGCCCTGGCCCGCCTGTGCCTCACCTTCCAGGCCTTTCACAGGTGCAGGAGAG CCTTCCCCAGCTGCGGGCCCTGCTTGGAGCAGCCTGATGAGGAGCGCAGTGCCAGGCTCAAGGCCCTGCTCAGCAGCTACTTTGAGGAAGAAGGGCTAGTAGGCATGGAAGATCAGCAGGGCTCAGAGCCAGGGCAGGCCAGG ATCCAGGACTGGGAGGACCAGATTCGCCAGGACATCCGCCACCTCTTGTCCTCATGGCCTGACCAGCAATTCTCAGGCAGGGCTGTGGCCCGCATCTTCCATGGCATTG GAAGTCCCTGCTATCCAGCCCAGGTGTACGGGCGGGACCGGCGTTTCTGGAGGAAACACCTGCATCTGAGCTTCCACGCCCTGACACGTTTAGCCACAGAAGAGCTCCTGCTGTGGGGCCGCTGA
- the RECQL4 gene encoding ATP-dependent DNA helicase Q4 isoform X3: protein MERLREVRERLQAWERAFRRRHGRRPGQEDVAAAPEETRALYREYRALKEAPGQAGGIGPRGPTQPLPAPADEVPEPSCWGPHLNRAATQSPHPPLSGPSPLRSARVYGERLKANLKGTLQAGPTLSRIPRTPRRLLSEMSTPGPPGAGAVLISPEEVSEAPLQPSGPQLRPGRLQQLQASLSLRLGSLDPGWLERCHNGAPDFLGASEACQPNLGAEQSQLLASGTPSALGPSTGLETQALQTAGVGAGSPQPGNSQSKKRKRNREPEGSPARTQQGNGQTGTLPQEAGTAGDAEDPSGKALWAQPPSGATASRAAVRNGGNYVRLNMKQKRYARGPALRGRLLRKQMWKQKWQRKGEHFGGGQHRGTVKNSCFRCGQLGHWSSQCLQPEHIPAPGKKGGEDEDGTQTLLTLEEAVQRTGTAGFSVSEEDPERAGPELLATMEQSVPQAPCLPPAVPPLYPPGPSGQVAETPAEVFQALEQLGHRAFRPGQEHVVMRILSGISTLLVLPTGAGKSLCYQLPALLYARRSPCLTLVISPLLSLMDDQVSGLPPCLKAACIHSGMTRKQRDSALKKVHAAQVHVLMLSPEALVGAGPGPSGCLPRLPPVAFACVDEAHCLSQWSHNFRPCYLRVCKVLRERMGVRCFLGLTATATRSTSRDVAQHLGVAEELVLRGPVTIPENLYLSVSMDRDPDQALVTLLQSDRFRNLNSVIIYCNRREDTERVAALLRTCLRQAPETVAEAYHAGMCGRERRRVQRAFMEGRLRVVVATVAFGMGLDRPDVRAVLHLGMPPSFESYVQAVGRAGRDGQPAHCHLFLQPQGQDLQELRRHVYAEGTDFLAVKKLVQCSFPPCTCARVDTQQPPEQEGAKSQERPGAVSPREAEPPSSKHTAPCLGHERALPVQQLVQALDMPEEAIETLLCYMELHPQRWLELLAPTYAHCHLRCPGGLPQLQALAHRCPPLAVWLAQQPPENIAAGSSSVEFDVVKLADSMGWKVAPAKRALRQLQWDPSLGTGAPRDTGVLVEFRELAFYLHSPGDLTAHEKDQICDFLYGRVQAREQEALARLCLTFQAFHRCRRAFPSCGPCLEQPDEERSARLKALLSSYFEEEGLVGMEDQQGSEPGQARIQDWEDQIRQDIRHLLSSWPDQQFSGRAVARIFHGIGSPCYPAQVYGRDRRFWRKHLHLSFHALTRLATEELLLWGR, encoded by the exons ATGGAGCGGCTGCGGGAAGTGCGGGAGCGGCTGCAGGCTTGGGAGCGCGCGTTCCGGCGGCGGCACGGGCGGCGGCCGGGCCAG GAGGACGTGGCGGCGGCGCCTGAGGAGACCCGCG CGCTCTACCGGGAGTACCGCGCCCTGAAGGAGGCCCCGGGCCAGGCAGGAGGCATCGGACCCCGCGGCCCCACGCAGCCGCTTCCCGCGCCGGCAGACGAG GTGCCGGAGCCCAGCTGCTGGGGGCCCCACTTGAATCGGGCTGCGACCCAGAGTCCACATCCCCCTCTTTCTGGGCCAAGCCCTCTGCGATCTGCGCGGGTCTATGGAGAGAGGCTTAAGGCCAACCTAAAGGGCACCTTGCAG GCTGGGCCAACCCTGAGCCGCATACCCCGGACTCCACGAAGACTCTTGTCCGAGATGTCCACCCCAGGGCCACCAGGTGCAGGGGCTGTCCTCATCTCTCCGGAAGAAGTCAGCGAAGCGCCCCTCCAGCCTTCTGGGCCACAGCTGAGGCCGGGCCGCCTCCAGCAGCTACAGGCATCCCTGAGCCTGCGACTGGGCTCCCTAGACCCTGGCTGGCTAGAGCGGTGTCACAACGGGGCCCCAGATTTTCTGGGGGCTTCCGAAGCTTGCCAGCCTAACTTGGGTGCAGAGCAGTCACAGCTTCTGGCTTCAGGTACCCCATCTGCCCTTGGTCCCAGCACTGGCCTTGAGACTCAAGCCCTACAGACAGCTGGAGTCGGTGCAGGGAGTCCCCAGCCTGGCAACAGTCAAAGCAAGAAGCGGAAACGGAATAGGGAGCCAGAGGGGAGCCCTGCACGGACCCAGCAAGGCAATGGCCAAACAGGAACCCTGCCTCAGGAAGCTGGGACTGCAGGAGATGCAGAAGACCCTTCGGGGAAAGCCCTGTGGGCACAGCCCCCCAGTGGTGCCACAGCGTCCAG AGCAGCTGTGCGGAATGGAGGTAATTATGTGCGGCTCAACATGAAACAGAAGCGCTACGCGAGGGGCCCAGCTCTCCGTGGAAGGCTCCTCCGAAAGCAG ATGTGGAAGCAGAAGTGGCAGAGGAAAGGGGAGCATTTTGGaggtggtcagcacagaggcacAGTCAAGAATTCTTGCTTCCGGTGTGGGCAGCTAGGCCACTGGTCATCCCAGTGCCTGCAACCAG AGCACATCCCGGCGCCTGGGAAGAAAGGTGGTGAGGATGAGGATGGCACACAGACCCTGCTCACTTTGGAGGAAGCAGTCCAGAGGACAGGCACTGCCGGGTTCTCTG TTAGTGAAGAAGATCCAGAGCGTGCTGGGCCTGAGCTGTTGGCCACCATGGAACAGTCTGtgccccaggcaccctgcctacCCCCTGCCGTGCCGCCACTTTACCCACCAGGGCCCTCTGGGCAAGTGGCAG AGACACCAGCTGAGGTGTTCCAGGCCCTGGAGCAGCTAGGGCACCGTGCCTTCCGCCCCGGGCAGGAGCATGTGGTCATGCGGATCCTCTCTG GCATATCCACGCTGCTGGTGTTGCCCACCGGTGCTGGCAAGTCCTTGTGCTACCAGCTCCCTGCACTGCTTTATGCTCGGCGGAGCCCCTGCCTCACGCTGGTCATCTCTCCCCTCCTGTCTCTCATGGACGACCAG GTGTCTGGTCTGCCCCCATGCCTGAAGGCAGCATGCATCCATTCAGGCATGACCAGGAAGCAGCGGGACTCTGCCCTGaagaag GTTCACGCAGCCCAGGTGCATGTTCTGATGCTGTCACCCGAGGCACTGGTtggggctgggccagggcccTCTGGCTGCCTCCCTCGGCTCCCTCCAGTTGCCTTTGCCTGTGTTGATGAGGCCCACTGCCTGTCCCAGTGGTCCCACAACTTCCGGCCCTGCTACCTGCGTGTCTGCAAG GTGCTGCGGGAACGCATGGGTGTCCGCTGCTTTCTGGGTCTTACAGCCACGGCCACACGCAGCACCTCAAGAGATGTTGCCCAGCATCTAGGCGTGGCTGAGGAGCTTGTGCTCAGAGGGCCAGTCACCATCCCCGAGAACCTGTACCTCTCTGTGTCCATGGACAGGGACCCTGACCAG GCTCTGGTGACACTGCTGCAGAGTGATCGTTTTCGTAATCTGAACTCTGTCATCATCTACTGCAACAGACGTGAAGACACAGAGCGTGTTGCTGCACTGCTCCGCACCTGCCTGC GCCAGGCCCCTGAAACTGTGGCTGAAGCCTACCACGCTGGCATGTGTGGCCGGGAGCGGCGGCGGGTGCAGAGGGCCTTCATGGAGGGCCGGCTGCGGGTGGTGGTGGCCACGGTGGCCTTCGGGATGGGGCTGGACCGGCCAGACGTGCGAGCTGTGCTGCACCTGGGGATGCCCCCGAGCTTTGAGAGCTATGTGCAGGCTGTGGGCCGAGCTGGACGGGACGGCCAGCCTGCACACTGCCACCTCTTCCTACAGCCCCAG GGTCAGGACCTGCAGGAGTTACGTAGACACGTGTATGCCGAAGGCACCGACTTCCTTGCCGTGAAGAAGCTGGTACAGTGTTCGTTCCCGCCTTGCACCTGTGCCCGTGTTGACACCCAACAGCCCCCAGAGCAGGAGGGAGCCAAGAGCCAAGAGAGGCCTGGGGCTGTGTCCCCAAGggaagctgagccacccagcagcaaACACACAGCCCCGTGCCTGGGTCATGAGCGGGCACTCCCAGTACAGCAGCTGGTGCAGGCCCTGGACATGCCTGAGGAGG CCATTGAGACCCTGCTGTGCTACATGGAGCTACACCCACAACGCTGGCTGGAGCTGCTGGCACCCACATATGCCCACTGCCACCTGCGCTGTCCTGGgggcctcccccagctccaggccctggccCACAG GTGTCCTCCACTGGCTGTCTGGTTAGCCCAGCAGCCACCCGAGAACATAGCTGCAGGAAGCTCTTCTGTAGAGTTTGACGTGGTTAAGCTGGCCGACTCGATGGGCTGGAAGGTGGCCCCTGCAAAGCGGGCTCTCCGTCAACTGCAGTGGGACCCGAGTCTCGGGACAG GTGCACCCCGGGACACAGGGGTGCTAGTGGAGTTCCGGGAACTCGCCTTCTATCTGCACAGCCCCGGAGACTTGACAGCCCATGAAAAGGACCAGATCTGTGACTTCCTATATGGCCGAGTACAAGCCCGTGAGCAGGAGGCCCTGGCCCGCCTGTGCCTCACCTTCCAGGCCTTTCACAGGTGCAGGAGAG CCTTCCCCAGCTGCGGGCCCTGCTTGGAGCAGCCTGATGAGGAGCGCAGTGCCAGGCTCAAGGCCCTGCTCAGCAGCTACTTTGAGGAAGAAGGGCTAGTAGGCATGGAAGATCAGCAGGGCTCAGAGCCAGGGCAGGCCAGG ATCCAGGACTGGGAGGACCAGATTCGCCAGGACATCCGCCACCTCTTGTCCTCATGGCCTGACCAGCAATTCTCAGGCAGGGCTGTGGCCCGCATCTTCCATGGCATTG GAAGTCCCTGCTATCCAGCCCAGGTGTACGGGCGGGACCGGCGTTTCTGGAGGAAACACCTGCATCTGAGCTTCCACGCCCTGACACGTTTAGCCACAGAAGAGCTCCTGCTGTGGGGCCGCTGA